The Euwallacea similis isolate ESF13 chromosome 18, ESF131.1, whole genome shotgun sequence genome contains a region encoding:
- the LOC136414783 gene encoding coiled-coil domain-containing protein 1-like codes for MKLTFIIELLLVFILLAFAASAAVIDKHHVHKPRKALRLNRRVKSDKQRQESPTNKYCNCSAVTCNCCRDFNIPLVALKGPGCATLQYLNGDKLAISMSVADRVLTNTTVSGRNPDPICLPLPGRISKFCGRVYNIGRKEQNFNACLGLELRSAEEIEAAMRLSCFRFGPEGLKLEPAQPLPVVEDEDSDDDDDDDDDDDNDYDYDDDDDDVLEDDSDEELVADDDDDDEESVEKPIKNKPKKKKNAPKRVTTAKPKRRKPSTTSKSPISTASNNQDKIVESTTVKEENFTIKDEDKSEENDVFDDINDAVVDTVEGAVDSGESSGESSEER; via the exons ATGAAACTGACATTCATCATCGAATTACTTCTAGTCTTCATTCTTCTAGCCTTCGCTGCTTCTGCAGCTGTCATAG ACAAACACCATGTTCACAAACCGCGCAAAGCTCTAAGGCTGAATCGGCGTGTTAAAAGCGACAAACAAAGACAGGAATCCCCGACCAATAAATATTGCAACTGCTCCGCTGTTACCTGCAACTGTTGCCGAGACTTTAACATACCGTTGGTAGCCTTAAAGGGTCCTGGATGTGCCACTCTCCAATACCTTAATGGAGATAAACTGGCTATATCCATGAGCGTTGCAGATCGAGTGCTCACTAACACCACTGTGTCCG GGAGAAACCCCGATCCGATTTGTTTGCCTCTACCAGGAAGAATATCCAAATTCTGTGGGAGGGTCTACAATATTGGCCGAAAGGAGCAAAACTTCAATGCCTGTCTCGGCCTAGAGCTGCGGTCAGCTGAAGAGATTGAAGCCGCAATGAGGCTATCTTGCTTCAGATTTGGGCCTGAAGGCTTGAAACTTGAGCCTGCTCAGCCTTTACCGGTGGTTGAGGATGAGGACAGTGATGATGACGATGACGACGATGACGATGATGACAATGATTATgattatgatgatgatgatgatgacgtTTTAGAAGACGATAGTGATGAGGAGTTGGTGGCTGATGATGATGACGACGATGAGGAAAGTGTCGAAAAGCCTATTA aaaataaaccaaaaaagaagaaaaatgctCCTAAACGAGTGACTACTGCCAAACCTAAAAGGAGGAAGCCTAGTACTACTAGTAAAAGTCCTATATCAACAGCTTCCAACAACCAGGACAAAATTGTTGAAAGCACTACAGTAAAGGAAGAGAATTTCACAATCAAGGATGAAGATAAAAGTGAGGAAAACGATGTGTTCGATGACATTAACGATGCTGTGGTTGACACTGTAGAAGGGGCAGTTGATAGTGGAGAAAGCAGTGGAGAGAGCAGCGAAGAGAGATAG